From the Chitinolyticbacter meiyuanensis genome, one window contains:
- a CDS encoding chemotaxis protein CheC translates to MMIDHLLLTPDQRDALQEVTNIAMGQAGSQLAQILESFVQLSVPRINITESAAISTGIVQLVGTPQSVTAARQAFNGTLRGEAMVIYDQDGCRDLADLMGYEDALDGAADRELLLDVSNVLVGACLNGIAELLQAKLSFSAPTIMAENVEVGRLINPQQLTWNYALLVEVHFTLEVRDFTCHLLTLMPEESILTLKSALDAFMENF, encoded by the coding sequence ATGATGATCGATCATCTGTTGCTCACCCCGGACCAGCGCGACGCGCTGCAGGAAGTCACCAACATCGCCATGGGGCAGGCCGGCTCCCAGCTGGCGCAGATCCTTGAATCCTTCGTGCAGCTGTCGGTGCCGCGCATCAACATCACCGAATCGGCTGCAATTTCCACCGGCATCGTCCAGCTCGTCGGCACACCGCAGTCGGTGACTGCGGCGCGCCAAGCCTTCAATGGCACGCTGCGCGGCGAAGCCATGGTCATCTACGACCAGGACGGCTGCCGCGATCTGGCCGACCTGATGGGCTATGAAGACGCGCTCGATGGCGCGGCGGACCGCGAGCTGCTGCTTGACGTGAGCAATGTGCTGGTCGGCGCCTGCCTCAATGGCATTGCCGAATTGCTGCAGGCCAAGCTCAGTTTTTCGGCGCCGACCATCATGGCGGAGAACGTCGAGGTCGGGCGGCTGATCAATCCGCAGCAGCTGACCTGGAACTACGCGCTCCTGGTGGAAGTGCACTTCACGCTCGAGGTGCGCGATTTCACCTGCCACCTGCTGACCCTGATGCCCGAGGAGTCCATCCTCACGCTCAAATCCGCGCTCGACGCCTTCATGGAAAACTTTTGA
- a CDS encoding YjfB family protein: MSLVNAASSSQPSEYVVTNTVLRKALDIQQQNALSLLEALPQPAAYNNPANLGQNIDVKA, from the coding sequence ATGTCCCTAGTCAATGCCGCGAGCAGCTCGCAGCCGTCCGAGTATGTCGTGACCAATACGGTGCTGCGCAAAGCGCTGGACATCCAGCAACAGAACGCCCTGTCGTTGCTGGAAGCGCTGCCGCAGCCGGCGGCATACAACAACCCTGCGAACCTGGGGCAGAACATCGACGTGAAAGCGTGA
- a CDS encoding L-threonylcarbamoyladenylate synthase yields MQHAGHASARLRFPFIIISFDAKNRSMNELDLALARLRTGQLVAIPTETVYGLAADASNPEAVARIFALKGRPADHPVIVHIASSCQLGDWAQDIPDAAWQLAEAFWPGPLTLILKRQPHVLDAVTGGQNTVGLRAPAHPLTHELLQRFGGGLAAPSANRFGHVSPTTAQHVRDEFGQEAPLVLDGGPCQVGVESTIVSLIDTTPKLLRPGGVLREQIEDLLGMKLEHHQHAQTANVRVSGLLDSHYSPRTSLIIGPSAAVREAALTAAEKGQRVALITQSDAISDGIFTRIVLMPNEPDAYAYRLYDTLRQLDAFNLDVLYLEKPPTDAGWLAVNDRLRRAAHQQLN; encoded by the coding sequence ATGCAGCATGCTGGTCACGCATCGGCACGGCTGCGTTTTCCGTTTATAATCATAAGCTTTGACGCAAAAAACAGATCGATGAACGAGTTGGATTTGGCGCTCGCACGCCTACGCACGGGCCAGTTGGTGGCCATTCCCACCGAAACCGTCTACGGCCTCGCCGCCGATGCCAGCAATCCTGAAGCGGTTGCGCGCATCTTCGCATTGAAGGGGCGCCCGGCCGATCATCCGGTCATCGTGCATATCGCCAGCAGCTGCCAGCTCGGCGATTGGGCGCAAGACATTCCGGATGCTGCGTGGCAGTTGGCGGAAGCGTTCTGGCCCGGCCCGCTCACCCTGATCCTCAAGCGCCAGCCTCATGTGCTCGATGCCGTGACCGGCGGCCAGAACACCGTCGGTCTGCGCGCCCCCGCTCATCCACTCACCCACGAACTGCTGCAGCGATTCGGCGGCGGCCTCGCCGCCCCTTCCGCCAACCGCTTCGGCCACGTCAGCCCCACCACCGCGCAACACGTGCGCGACGAATTCGGCCAGGAAGCCCCGCTGGTGCTTGACGGCGGCCCCTGCCAAGTTGGCGTCGAATCGACCATCGTCAGCCTGATCGACACCACACCCAAGCTACTGCGTCCAGGGGGCGTGCTGCGTGAGCAGATCGAAGACTTGCTGGGCATGAAGCTGGAACACCACCAACACGCCCAGACCGCCAATGTGCGCGTCTCTGGCTTGCTCGACAGCCACTATTCACCGCGCACCTCGTTAATCATCGGCCCAAGCGCAGCGGTACGAGAAGCTGCCTTGACCGCCGCCGAGAAGGGCCAACGCGTTGCCTTGATCACCCAATCCGACGCCATTTCGGACGGCATTTTCACACGCATCGTATTGATGCCAAATGAACCCGACGCATATGCCTACCGACTATATGACACACTTCGTCAGCTCGACGCTTTCAACCTCGACGTGCTGTATCTCGAAAAACCGCCGACCGACGCTGGGTGGCTGGCGGTGAACGATCGTTTACGCCGGGCGGCCCATCAGCAACTGAACTGA
- the dnaE gene encoding DNA polymerase III subunit alpha, with protein MNAPAFIHLRLHSEFSVVDGIVRIDDAVKRAAELGQPALGVSDLMNLFGMVKQYKACRAAGIKPIIGIDARIENEEDRDKPFRVLLMAKNRAGYGRLCELLTDAYLHNQYRGYGELKKEWLAAKSNADLICLSGAHLGEIGQALVNGNYEAATSAAQWWAAQFPDSFYLELQRSGKAECETSVQGHLDLASELNLPAVATHAIQFMDRDDFKAHEARVCIAEGFVVSDKRRPRNFTEEQYYKTPAEMAELFADLPEALQNSVEIARRCNVNILLGKNYLPLFPTPDGMTLDDFLVHQAKEGLETRLTQLYPDQAQRDAERPRYLERLKFETDTIIQMGFPGYFLIVADFIIWGKQNGCPVGPGRGSGAGSLVAYALGITDIDPTAYALLFERFLNPERVSMPDFDIDFCQDNRWRVIEYVRDKYGAEAVSQIATFGTMAAKAVVRDVGRVLDLSYTFCDGLSKMIPAAPGKQYSLDDAVDMVPELAERVQNEDEVKELWELAKKLEGLTRNIGMHAGGVLIAPGKITDFCPVYQASGAEASPVSMLDKDDVEQIGLVKFDFLGLRNLTIIELALQYIQQETGQYLDLMSLGFDDQAAYQVFRDANTTGVFQVESDGMKRLLEKLQPDRFEDIIAVLALYRPGPLGSGMVDTFINRKKGLETPDYFHPDLEKCLEPTYGVIVYQEQVMQISQIIGGYTLGGADMLRRAMGKKKPEEMAKHRATIAEGAAKKGYDPALAEHLFDLMTKFAEYGFNKSHTAAYAVVSYHTAWLKAHHTAAFMAATMSSELDNTDQLKVFYDDCVEKNRLKLLPPDVNASFYRFMPVGKREIRYALGAIKGVGESAVNMIVAERQANGPYADLYDFCRRTDKKEVNKRVIEALIRGGAFDAIDDHRARLMANVEQAMQLAETEAANANQGSLFDVFEAAAVPTVEVIEAAPWDDKIKLAEEKTAIGFYLSGHPFDAHAKGIRNFLKTRLDRLEPRKELQYLAGIVSGIRVKNGDRGRMAFVQLDDGHGKIEVSLFSEVYEEHRTKLKDDTLLVVLGKVSEDRFNGGVRVVADAVMDAAGARSQFARALAIHLNGNADAAKLQTLLSGYVGGRCPVEIEYRNTDAQCQLRLSDAWRVTLHEELLLQLKTGFGDDAVSVRY; from the coding sequence ATGAACGCGCCCGCCTTTATCCATCTCCGCCTGCATTCCGAATTTTCCGTCGTCGACGGCATCGTCCGCATTGATGACGCCGTCAAGCGTGCCGCCGAGCTCGGCCAGCCCGCGCTCGGTGTGTCGGACCTGATGAACCTCTTTGGCATGGTCAAGCAGTACAAGGCCTGTCGCGCCGCCGGCATCAAGCCCATCATCGGCATCGATGCCCGCATCGAGAACGAGGAAGATCGCGACAAGCCCTTCCGCGTGCTGCTGATGGCCAAGAACCGGGCTGGCTATGGCCGCCTCTGCGAGTTGCTCACCGACGCCTACCTGCACAACCAGTACCGCGGCTATGGCGAACTGAAGAAGGAATGGCTGGCCGCCAAGTCCAACGCAGACCTGATCTGCCTCTCCGGCGCGCACCTGGGCGAAATCGGCCAGGCACTGGTCAATGGCAACTACGAGGCCGCCACCTCGGCTGCGCAGTGGTGGGCCGCGCAATTCCCCGACAGCTTCTATCTGGAGCTGCAACGCAGTGGTAAAGCCGAATGCGAGACCAGCGTACAGGGCCATCTCGACCTCGCTTCGGAACTGAACCTGCCCGCTGTTGCCACCCACGCAATCCAGTTCATGGATCGTGACGATTTCAAGGCGCACGAAGCGCGCGTCTGCATCGCCGAAGGTTTTGTCGTCTCCGACAAACGCCGGCCGCGCAACTTCACCGAAGAGCAGTACTACAAAACCCCGGCCGAAATGGCCGAACTGTTCGCCGACCTACCAGAGGCGCTGCAAAACTCGGTGGAGATCGCCCGCCGCTGCAACGTGAACATCCTGCTGGGCAAGAACTACCTGCCGCTGTTCCCCACGCCGGATGGCATGACGCTGGACGACTTCCTGGTGCACCAGGCCAAGGAAGGCCTGGAAACCCGGCTGACCCAGCTCTATCCAGACCAGGCCCAGCGCGATGCCGAGCGCCCGCGCTACCTGGAGCGGCTCAAATTCGAGACCGACACCATCATTCAGATGGGCTTTCCCGGCTACTTCCTGATCGTGGCGGACTTCATCATTTGGGGGAAGCAGAATGGTTGCCCGGTGGGTCCCGGCCGGGGTTCGGGCGCAGGCTCGCTGGTAGCCTATGCGCTCGGTATCACCGATATCGACCCCACCGCCTACGCGCTGCTGTTCGAGCGCTTCCTCAATCCGGAGCGGGTATCGATGCCCGACTTCGATATCGATTTCTGCCAGGACAACCGCTGGCGCGTGATCGAATACGTGCGCGACAAGTACGGCGCCGAGGCAGTCAGCCAGATCGCCACCTTCGGCACCATGGCCGCCAAGGCGGTGGTGCGCGACGTCGGCCGGGTGCTCGACCTCTCCTACACCTTCTGCGACGGCCTCTCCAAGATGATTCCGGCGGCGCCAGGCAAGCAGTACAGCCTGGATGACGCGGTGGACATGGTGCCCGAGCTCGCTGAGCGGGTGCAGAACGAAGATGAGGTGAAGGAGCTCTGGGAGCTCGCCAAGAAGCTGGAAGGCCTGACCCGCAACATCGGCATGCACGCCGGCGGCGTGCTGATTGCGCCGGGCAAGATCACCGACTTCTGCCCGGTCTACCAAGCCAGCGGTGCAGAGGCGTCGCCGGTCTCCATGCTGGACAAGGACGACGTCGAGCAGATCGGCCTCGTGAAGTTCGACTTCTTGGGCCTGCGCAACCTCACCATCATCGAGCTGGCGCTGCAGTACATCCAGCAGGAGACCGGCCAGTACCTGGACCTGATGAGCCTGGGTTTCGACGATCAAGCCGCCTACCAGGTGTTCCGCGACGCCAACACCACCGGCGTGTTCCAGGTTGAATCGGACGGTATGAAACGGCTGCTGGAAAAACTGCAGCCCGACCGTTTCGAAGACATCATCGCCGTGCTGGCGCTCTATCGCCCGGGCCCCTTGGGTTCCGGCATGGTCGACACCTTCATCAACCGCAAGAAGGGCCTGGAGACACCGGATTACTTCCACCCGGACTTGGAAAAGTGCCTGGAGCCGACCTATGGCGTGATCGTGTACCAGGAACAGGTGATGCAGATCTCGCAGATCATCGGCGGCTACACGCTGGGTGGCGCCGATATGCTGCGGCGGGCCATGGGCAAGAAAAAGCCCGAGGAGATGGCCAAGCACCGCGCCACCATCGCCGAAGGCGCGGCCAAGAAAGGCTACGATCCTGCGCTGGCCGAACACCTGTTCGACCTGATGACCAAGTTCGCGGAATACGGCTTCAACAAGTCGCACACCGCCGCCTACGCCGTCGTCAGCTATCACACTGCCTGGCTGAAGGCGCACCACACCGCCGCCTTCATGGCCGCCACCATGAGCTCGGAACTGGACAACACCGACCAGCTCAAGGTGTTCTACGACGATTGCGTCGAAAAGAACCGGCTCAAGCTGTTGCCGCCGGACGTGAACGCCAGCTTCTATCGCTTCATGCCGGTAGGCAAGCGCGAGATCCGCTATGCGCTCGGAGCCATCAAGGGCGTTGGCGAAAGCGCGGTGAACATGATCGTGGCCGAGCGCCAAGCGAACGGTCCCTATGCCGACCTGTACGACTTCTGCCGCCGCACCGACAAGAAGGAAGTGAACAAGCGGGTGATCGAGGCGCTGATTCGCGGCGGTGCGTTCGATGCCATCGACGACCATCGGGCGCGGCTGATGGCCAATGTCGAGCAGGCGATGCAGCTGGCCGAGACCGAAGCGGCCAACGCCAACCAGGGATCGCTGTTCGACGTGTTCGAAGCCGCCGCCGTACCCACGGTAGAGGTGATCGAAGCGGCGCCTTGGGATGACAAGATCAAGCTCGCGGAAGAGAAGACCGCCATCGGCTTCTACCTTTCCGGCCACCCGTTCGATGCGCACGCCAAGGGCATCCGCAACTTCCTAAAGACCCGGCTTGATCGACTGGAACCGAGAAAGGAGCTGCAATACCTTGCCGGCATCGTGTCCGGCATCCGGGTGAAGAACGGAGATCGCGGCCGCATGGCCTTCGTCCAGCTCGATGACGGTCACGGCAAGATCGAGGTCTCGCTATTCTCCGAGGTTTATGAGGAGCACCGCACCAAGCTCAAGGACGACACGCTGCTGGTGGTGCTGGGCAAGGTCAGCGAAGACCGCTTCAACGGCGGCGTGCGCGTGGTTGCGGATGCGGTGATGGATGCGGCCGGAGCGCGCAGCCAGTTTGCCCGTGCACTCGCGATCCACCTCAACGGCAACGCCGATGCCGCCAAGCTGCAGACACTGCTGTCCGGCTACGTCGGTGGCCGCTGCCCGGTGGAGATCGAATACCGCAATACCGATGCCCAATGCCAGCTACGGCTGTCCGATGCCTGGCGGGTGACGCTGCACGAGGAGCTACTGCTGCAGCTGAAAACAGGATTTGGCGACGACGCAGTGAGTGTGCGCTATTGA
- the fnr gene encoding fumarate/nitrate reduction transcriptional regulator Fnr, with protein sequence MLSTIPVQDISIKHLRQACSTCSLRELCLPIGLSADEMKQVDELVTQGRPIKRGEALYRSGEPFRALYAVKLGFFKTSVVSEDGREQVTGFHMTGDLIGLDAVSTDHHTCDAVALEDSQVCELPFTEMEELARKMPALQHHLYKVMSREIVRDHGVMLLLGNMKAEERIAAFLLNLSQRFALRGYSSSSFHLRMTREEIGSYLGLKLETVSRTLSKFQDQGFIKVQNRLIEIVQIDSLRQLVNSCQG encoded by the coding sequence ATGCTTTCCACCATCCCGGTGCAAGACATCAGCATCAAGCATTTACGCCAGGCCTGCTCTACCTGCAGCCTGCGCGAACTCTGCCTGCCCATCGGCCTATCCGCCGACGAGATGAAGCAGGTGGATGAGCTCGTCACCCAGGGGCGGCCCATCAAGCGTGGCGAAGCGCTTTATCGCAGCGGCGAGCCGTTCCGGGCGCTCTACGCGGTCAAGCTCGGCTTCTTCAAGACCAGTGTGGTCTCCGAGGATGGCCGTGAACAGGTTACCGGCTTTCACATGACCGGCGACCTGATCGGGCTCGACGCCGTCAGCACCGATCACCACACCTGCGATGCCGTGGCACTGGAAGACAGCCAGGTCTGCGAGCTACCGTTCACCGAAATGGAAGAACTCGCGCGCAAGATGCCGGCGCTGCAACACCATCTGTACAAGGTGATGAGCCGCGAAATCGTGCGCGACCACGGGGTGATGCTGCTGCTCGGCAACATGAAGGCCGAGGAGCGCATCGCCGCCTTCCTGCTCAACCTGTCGCAACGGTTTGCGCTGCGTGGCTATTCATCATCCAGCTTCCACCTGCGGATGACGCGCGAGGAAATCGGCAGCTACCTCGGCCTCAAGCTGGAAACAGTGAGCCGCACGCTCTCCAAATTCCAGGATCAAGGCTTCATCAAGGTCCAGAACCGACTGATCGAGATCGTGCAGATCGATTCGCTGCGGCAGCTGGTCAACAGCTGCCAGGGCTAA
- a CDS encoding response regulator, with protein sequence MPTPILVVDDSVMARKMLIKALPPSWDVEITQAGNGIEALAAYRAGKAEVMFLDLTMPEMDGYTVLETLQREGLNSFVVVVSADIQPMARERVRQLGAVAFVKKPVDAAQIEAILREYGISL encoded by the coding sequence ATGCCTACGCCAATTTTGGTGGTCGACGATTCGGTCATGGCGCGCAAGATGCTGATCAAGGCCTTGCCACCGTCATGGGATGTTGAAATCACGCAGGCCGGCAACGGCATCGAAGCCTTGGCCGCGTATCGCGCCGGCAAGGCTGAGGTCATGTTCCTGGACCTGACCATGCCCGAGATGGACGGCTATACCGTGCTGGAAACGCTGCAGCGCGAAGGGCTCAACAGCTTTGTCGTCGTGGTTTCGGCCGATATCCAGCCCATGGCGCGCGAACGCGTTCGCCAGCTGGGGGCCGTGGCCTTCGTCAAGAAGCCGGTCGATGCCGCGCAGATCGAAGCGATCTTGCGCGAATACGGCATTTCGCTCTGA
- a CDS encoding GGDEF domain-containing protein yields the protein MTVSLADFIVSEVNVGVFVVDRSYQLLLWNRFMAHHSGIASGDAVGRSLFELFPDLPQKWLAKKIDSVFVLKNFAFTSWEQRPYLFRFAHNRPITGGIDFMRQNFTFMPVRNDEGEVEAVGVTLIDATDSAIYQTMLHTAMQKLEESSNRDGLTSVFNRRYVDMRLHDEIQRIERYHVEPFSVLLFDLDHFKKINDTYGHLAGDEVLREVARRTQAVLREPDVFGRYGGEEFILILPQTDAEGARAAAERIRFEIAADSVTSGDDKITVTASIGVSEFVPGVTTAEAVVAQADTALYASKHAGRNRVTVYSPQQPASA from the coding sequence ATGACGGTATCGCTGGCCGACTTCATCGTCAGCGAGGTCAATGTCGGGGTCTTTGTCGTCGATCGCAGCTACCAGCTGCTGTTGTGGAACCGCTTCATGGCGCACCACAGTGGCATTGCGAGCGGGGATGCGGTCGGCCGTAGCCTGTTCGAGCTGTTCCCGGACCTGCCGCAAAAGTGGCTCGCCAAGAAGATCGACAGCGTGTTCGTGCTGAAGAACTTTGCCTTCACTTCGTGGGAGCAGCGGCCCTACCTGTTCCGCTTCGCCCACAATCGGCCGATCACCGGCGGCATCGACTTCATGCGGCAGAACTTCACCTTCATGCCGGTGCGCAACGATGAGGGCGAGGTGGAGGCTGTGGGCGTGACGCTGATCGACGCAACCGACAGCGCGATCTACCAGACCATGCTGCATACGGCGATGCAGAAACTGGAAGAGAGCTCCAATCGCGACGGTCTCACCAGCGTATTCAACCGCCGCTACGTCGACATGCGCTTGCACGACGAGATCCAGCGTATCGAGCGCTATCACGTCGAGCCGTTCAGCGTGCTGCTGTTCGATCTGGATCACTTCAAGAAGATCAACGACACCTACGGCCACCTCGCCGGCGACGAAGTGCTGCGCGAAGTGGCGCGGCGCACGCAGGCGGTGCTGCGCGAGCCCGACGTGTTCGGGCGCTACGGCGGCGAGGAGTTCATCCTGATCCTGCCGCAGACCGATGCTGAAGGCGCGCGAGCGGCGGCCGAGCGTATCCGCTTCGAGATTGCGGCCGATTCGGTTACCTCCGGCGATGACAAGATCACCGTCACCGCCAGTATCGGTGTGTCGGAGTTCGTTCCCGGCGTGACCACTGCCGAAGCGGTGGTGGCGCAGGCCGATACCGCGCTCTACGCGTCCAAGCACGCCGGACGTAATCGCGTCACTGTGTACTCGCCGCAACAGCCCGCTTCCGCCTGA
- a CDS encoding phasin family protein, whose protein sequence is MFNTHQYNEANQAGLEKSLRLSQIALNGVERLVSLQLGLAREVLANQAEAAKALSEVKDVQGLVSLQKQLAQPSVDKALDAARSVFDVASATQHELNRLVEEQVLGFNKTLLSSLDKAAEVAPAGSGAAVAVFRNAFETAASTYDAVARSTQKIAGELTQAAVAGAEQAAKAVAQPSKAVA, encoded by the coding sequence ATGTTCAACACCCATCAGTACAACGAAGCCAACCAAGCTGGTCTGGAAAAATCGCTGCGTTTGTCGCAGATCGCACTGAACGGGGTGGAACGCCTCGTCAGCCTGCAGCTGGGCTTGGCCCGTGAAGTTCTTGCCAATCAAGCTGAAGCCGCCAAGGCGCTATCCGAAGTGAAGGACGTGCAAGGTCTGGTATCGCTGCAAAAGCAGCTGGCGCAACCGTCGGTCGACAAGGCCCTCGATGCGGCCCGCTCGGTGTTCGACGTGGCCAGCGCTACCCAGCATGAACTCAATCGTCTGGTCGAAGAGCAGGTGCTCGGTTTCAACAAGACGCTGCTGAGCTCACTCGACAAGGCTGCCGAAGTGGCGCCGGCCGGTTCCGGTGCAGCAGTCGCTGTGTTTCGCAATGCCTTCGAAACGGCTGCCAGCACCTACGATGCCGTAGCGCGCAGCACGCAGAAGATTGCCGGTGAACTCACCCAAGCTGCCGTGGCCGGCGCCGAGCAAGCCGCCAAGGCGGTGGCCCAGCCGAGCAAGGCCGTGGCCTGA
- the hemN gene encoding oxygen-independent coproporphyrinogen III oxidase, giving the protein MTAVTHAYAGLQQAEFDRDLIVRYDGHGPRYTSYPTADRFGPLQAAAWQQAVIARQPGSATKPLSLYFHLPFCDTICYYCACNKVITRRRDQAEPYLGYLEHELALTADLIEQRPRAQQLHLGGGTPTFFSDAQLARLMAAVRRHFELDPAGEYAIEIDPRKVGVQTMAALAEMGFNRVSIGVQDFDPAVQRAVNRVQGEAETAAVIAAARANGFRSISLDLIYGLPLQTRETMARTLERVVALRPHRIALYNYAHLPERFPPQRRIDAQALPDATTKLDILADSIAALQAAGYVYIGMDHFALPDDDLALAQRRGHLHRNFQGYSTHADCDLLAFGVSAIGMVGGHYAQNARKLDDYYAALDAGQLPTVRGYAMSRDDLLRRAVIQALMCQFQLSFESFEPAYMIDFSVYFAEELRRLQLLEIDGLVVLRPDGIDVTPRGRLLVRTIAMVFDRFLIRQQPIVAYSRLI; this is encoded by the coding sequence ATGACCGCGGTGACGCACGCATATGCCGGGCTGCAACAAGCCGAATTCGATCGCGACCTGATTGTCCGCTATGACGGCCACGGGCCGCGCTATACCTCCTACCCCACTGCGGATCGTTTCGGACCGCTGCAGGCCGCTGCCTGGCAGCAGGCCGTCATTGCGCGCCAGCCGGGATCGGCGACAAAACCGCTTTCATTATATTTCCACCTGCCATTCTGCGACACGATTTGTTACTACTGCGCCTGTAACAAGGTGATCACGCGCCGCCGCGATCAGGCCGAGCCCTACCTCGGCTACCTGGAGCACGAGCTGGCCTTGACTGCCGACTTGATCGAGCAGCGGCCCCGAGCGCAGCAGTTGCACTTGGGAGGCGGTACGCCGACCTTCTTCAGCGATGCGCAGCTGGCCCGGCTGATGGCGGCTGTGCGTCGGCATTTCGAGCTCGATCCAGCAGGCGAATATGCCATCGAGATCGATCCGCGCAAGGTGGGCGTGCAGACCATGGCTGCGCTTGCGGAGATGGGGTTCAATCGTGTCAGCATCGGCGTGCAGGATTTCGACCCGGCTGTACAACGCGCAGTGAACCGGGTGCAGGGCGAGGCGGAAACCGCAGCGGTGATCGCCGCCGCGCGTGCCAACGGCTTTCGCTCGATCAGCCTCGACCTGATCTATGGCCTGCCGCTGCAAACCCGCGAAACCATGGCGCGCACGCTGGAACGCGTGGTCGCGTTGCGCCCGCACCGCATCGCGCTCTACAACTACGCGCACCTGCCGGAGCGCTTCCCGCCCCAGCGTCGCATCGATGCCCAGGCGCTGCCGGATGCTACTACCAAGCTCGATATCCTGGCCGACAGCATCGCGGCACTGCAGGCCGCAGGCTACGTCTACATCGGCATGGACCACTTCGCGCTGCCAGACGATGATCTCGCCCTCGCGCAGCGGCGCGGCCATCTGCATCGCAATTTCCAGGGCTATTCCACCCACGCCGATTGCGACTTGCTGGCCTTTGGCGTATCGGCCATCGGCATGGTGGGCGGCCACTACGCGCAGAACGCCCGCAAGCTTGACGACTACTACGCCGCACTCGATGCCGGCCAGTTGCCGACGGTGCGTGGCTATGCCATGTCGCGCGACGACCTGTTGCGCCGGGCGGTGATCCAGGCGCTGATGTGCCAGTTCCAGTTGTCGTTCGAGTCGTTCGAACCGGCCTACATGATTGATTTTTCGGTGTACTTTGCGGAAGAATTGCGACGCCTGCAGCTGCTCGAGATCGATGGCCTTGTCGTGCTGCGGCCGGATGGCATCGATGTGACGCCACGTGGCCGCCTGCTGGTGCGGACCATCGCCATGGTCTTCGACCGTTTCCTCATCCGCCAGCAACCCATCGTCGCCTATTCCCGCCTGATCTGA
- a CDS encoding type IV pilin protein — protein MHNDAARRKRGFTLLELIITVAIIGILAAIAIPSYQRYVLKTRRADAQTAMHRIAQAQEKWRANNTAYTNSFANLGVGTGTTLTSESGYYDVNIYASDCAAVLSSGSAYCIKAAAKSAQLKDSGCTSLTMVISNGNTTTAPSSCWSK, from the coding sequence ATGCATAACGATGCCGCCCGCCGAAAGCGTGGCTTCACCTTGCTCGAACTCATCATCACCGTTGCAATCATCGGCATTCTCGCTGCCATTGCCATCCCTAGCTACCAGCGCTATGTCCTCAAGACGCGCAGAGCCGACGCTCAGACTGCGATGCATAGAATTGCTCAAGCACAAGAAAAATGGCGTGCGAACAATACCGCCTATACCAATAGTTTTGCCAATCTTGGTGTGGGCACGGGAACCACGCTGACGTCTGAAAGTGGCTATTACGATGTCAACATATATGCCAGCGACTGTGCAGCAGTACTTTCGTCCGGCAGTGCGTATTGCATCAAGGCAGCAGCCAAAAGCGCGCAATTAAAAGACAGCGGTTGCACCAGTTTGACCATGGTGATCTC
- a CDS encoding sulfite exporter TauE/SafE family protein codes for MLDPALFSLFIAGLVGGGHCLGMCGGVVTAFTLQLPPGPRWPYLLGFNVGRLLGYGLIGAIAGAVGSIPGLLALTLVKTVLWWLANLLLIVMGCYIAGWAAWFTRLERLGVPVWARVQPLLRRLLPIRWFWQALVAGALWGWLPCGLVYTASLSALASGSTENGILLMLAFGLGTLPNLMLIGAAAGRLRAWLGYRWLRSILGLLLIVVGVWRLVAGLH; via the coding sequence ATGCTCGACCCCGCCCTGTTTTCGCTGTTCATTGCCGGACTGGTCGGTGGCGGCCACTGCCTTGGCATGTGTGGTGGGGTGGTCACCGCATTCACTTTGCAGCTGCCACCCGGGCCGCGCTGGCCGTATCTGCTGGGCTTCAATGTCGGGCGCCTGCTGGGCTACGGGCTGATCGGGGCGATTGCCGGCGCTGTCGGCAGTATTCCGGGCCTGCTTGCGCTGACGCTGGTGAAGACCGTGCTCTGGTGGCTGGCCAACCTGTTGCTGATCGTGATGGGCTGCTATATCGCTGGCTGGGCGGCATGGTTCACCCGCCTGGAAAGGCTAGGCGTGCCAGTCTGGGCGCGGGTGCAACCACTGCTGCGCCGTTTGTTGCCGATCCGATGGTTCTGGCAGGCCCTGGTGGCGGGCGCGCTGTGGGGGTGGCTGCCCTGTGGCTTGGTCTATACGGCCAGCCTTTCTGCGCTGGCAAGTGGTTCGACAGAAAATGGGATTTTGCTGATGTTGGCCTTTGGGTTGGGCACGCTGCCCAACCTGATGCTGATCGGCGCGGCGGCTGGGCGCTTACGGGCTTGGCTTGGCTATCGCTGGCTTCGGTCTATATTGGGTTTGTTGTTGATCGTGGTCGGCGTCTGGCGACTGGTTGCCGGGCTGCACTAG